In Pelagicoccus albus, the following are encoded in one genomic region:
- a CDS encoding gluconokinase, which translates to MGGLNLPDPNAVAYFIMGVSGSGKSTIAHALADALRIEMLDADDFHPPENVAKMAAGRALNDEDRAGWLRRLNEELEIRLNRQQSVVLACSALKEAYRVVLQDGLEHYRWIYLKGDRSILAKRIGNREDHFMPESLLDSQLETLEEPTNALILDIRKSKEEILQSILESL; encoded by the coding sequence GTGGGAGGGCTAAACCTGCCTGATCCGAATGCAGTCGCTTACTTCATTATGGGGGTAAGCGGCAGCGGCAAGTCAACCATCGCTCATGCGTTGGCGGATGCTTTGCGTATCGAGATGTTGGATGCGGATGATTTTCATCCGCCCGAAAACGTTGCAAAGATGGCGGCTGGCCGAGCTCTCAATGACGAAGATAGGGCTGGCTGGCTGAGACGATTGAATGAAGAGCTTGAGATCCGGCTAAATCGGCAGCAGTCGGTGGTTCTAGCCTGCAGCGCATTGAAAGAAGCCTACCGAGTCGTTTTGCAAGATGGGCTCGAGCACTACCGTTGGATCTATTTGAAAGGGGATCGCTCGATTCTTGCGAAGCGAATCGGGAATCGAGAGGACCACTTCATGCCCGAGTCATTGTTGGACTCGCAACTCGAAACGTTGGAAGAGCCTACGAATGCTTTGATTCTGGATATCCGAAAATCGAAGGAGGAAATTCTTCAATCTATCCTAGAAAGCCTTTGA
- a CDS encoding SRPBCC family protein, whose protein sequence is MKKFFVGVFSLFSFLFILAVVVSFFLSKDFVVSRQVTINAKPEAVYALVGDLKNWQVWGPWKDADASLTVELGEKTTGVGASQSWVGKDGDGRLVFTQADPEKGVVFDLFFNEDSFKNVSSITYESSAEGLVVTWEMSGNIPAPVVGGYLARMMPGMISPMFDQGLFKLKNAAEAWGQAQ, encoded by the coding sequence ATGAAAAAGTTCTTTGTTGGCGTCTTTTCCCTGTTTTCCTTCCTGTTTATTTTAGCAGTAGTGGTTAGCTTTTTTCTATCCAAGGATTTCGTGGTTTCGCGTCAGGTAACGATCAACGCGAAGCCGGAAGCGGTGTATGCCTTGGTTGGCGATTTGAAGAATTGGCAAGTGTGGGGCCCGTGGAAAGACGCGGATGCTTCCCTTACTGTGGAACTGGGCGAGAAGACTACGGGAGTCGGGGCGTCGCAGTCATGGGTGGGCAAGGATGGAGATGGCCGCTTGGTTTTCACCCAGGCAGATCCGGAAAAGGGAGTCGTCTTCGATCTCTTTTTCAACGAGGATTCATTCAAGAATGTCTCCTCGATCACTTATGAGTCATCGGCGGAAGGTCTAGTCGTTACCTGGGAGATGAGCGGAAACATTCCCGCTCCTGTCGTAGGAGGCTACCTTGCCCGCATGATGCCCGGTATGATTTCGCCCATGTTTGATCAAGGGCTCTTCAAGCTTAAGAACGCGGCAGAAGCTTGGGGTCAGGCTCAATAG
- a CDS encoding DUF1294 domain-containing protein: MPTPDPEQLSLLLAILNAVAFFAYGIDKFLAKSGKRRISEKALLILTALLASPGGILGMVLFNHKTSKPKFRYGVPAILLAHAVLGYWLAYY; the protein is encoded by the coding sequence ATGCCTACACCCGATCCAGAACAACTCTCGCTCCTTTTAGCTATCCTGAACGCGGTCGCCTTCTTCGCCTACGGGATCGACAAGTTTTTGGCTAAGTCAGGCAAACGTCGCATCTCCGAAAAAGCTCTGCTCATCCTGACGGCACTACTAGCAAGTCCGGGCGGAATATTGGGCATGGTTTTGTTCAACCACAAAACCTCTAAACCAAAGTTTCGATACGGAGTACCCGCCATCCTACTGGCGCACGCCGTCTTGGGCTACTGGTTGGCTTACTATTGA
- a CDS encoding glucokinase, with product MEQKSIKTTWYDENWNGEPVVLAGDIGGTNSNLALVKVDAGSFKILNETVVASNEVDSILPAIRTLLSSAKEKFPDIKVLVAGISGAGPISNNHCDLSNLDWDLDGAEIEMEFGFPTKIINDFEAISYGVPLLDLNNPEEVTHLPHTDGHDPEPIGGVSLIVGAGTGLGVGMLIQEGERYRVLPSEGGHACFAAFDLETEELRAHAQGSANTIVEIEDLLSGRGLNTILDYFILMRGMKVDDTLSKILATEPLQRPALISRHAENHPVCRDVIRLFVKVYGRVAADFSATVLPRSGLFLAGGIVGKNERHFLDGSQFIYFFEQNAREQVKRILRRIPVYIVKDYSISLVGAAHAAWLLREELI from the coding sequence ATGGAACAGAAATCTATTAAAACGACTTGGTACGACGAAAACTGGAACGGAGAACCCGTTGTCCTCGCTGGAGATATTGGAGGCACCAATTCGAATCTAGCTTTGGTCAAGGTCGACGCCGGCAGTTTTAAGATTCTGAATGAAACCGTGGTCGCTAGCAATGAGGTCGATTCCATCCTACCAGCGATTCGAACCCTCCTTTCTTCCGCGAAGGAGAAGTTTCCGGACATCAAAGTTCTAGTGGCCGGCATAAGCGGTGCGGGGCCAATCTCCAACAACCACTGTGACCTCTCGAATTTGGATTGGGATTTGGATGGGGCGGAGATCGAGATGGAATTTGGTTTTCCGACCAAGATCATAAATGATTTTGAGGCGATCAGTTACGGCGTGCCCTTGCTGGATCTGAACAATCCCGAAGAGGTGACGCACTTGCCGCACACCGATGGCCATGACCCGGAACCGATTGGTGGAGTTAGTCTTATTGTTGGAGCTGGGACCGGCCTTGGAGTCGGTATGCTAATCCAAGAAGGGGAGAGATATCGGGTGCTGCCTTCAGAGGGGGGCCATGCGTGTTTCGCGGCTTTTGATTTAGAGACGGAAGAATTGAGAGCTCATGCTCAAGGCAGCGCCAATACTATCGTCGAGATTGAAGACCTGCTTTCCGGCAGAGGCCTCAATACCATTTTGGACTATTTTATTTTGATGCGAGGAATGAAAGTGGACGATACGCTCTCGAAAATCCTCGCTACGGAGCCTTTGCAGCGTCCCGCTTTGATATCGCGCCATGCTGAGAACCATCCTGTCTGCCGTGATGTGATTCGTCTTTTCGTAAAAGTGTATGGACGAGTGGCAGCGGACTTCTCCGCCACTGTGCTTCCGCGTTCCGGACTCTTTTTAGCGGGCGGAATTGTCGGTAAAAACGAACGTCACTTTTTGGACGGAAGCCAATTCATCTACTTCTTCGAGCAAAATGCTCGCGAGCAGGTTAAGCGGATTTTGCGTAGGATTCCGGTTTATATCGTAAAGGATTATTCCATCTCTCTCGTAGGGGCTGCCCATGCGGCTTGGTTGCTGCGCGAGGAGTTGATCTAG
- a CDS encoding GvpL/GvpF family gas vesicle protein, with the protein MSIFLYAYTLADAPHDLEDLTGVEGRNLFMVTCGNVSAIVSAYGQKTLSLSGDDIFAHQHAQRLLMSQASILPLQYGLTLSSLSQVEKVLTNNEEVLEKELNRIYRKVEMEVTMRFDVPDLLDHLISKYPYLRDEKGKVLNGRLLYYLGDRAKKGEKFTRTLAKEKEIYKSQFKEMVGPWCAEIRESHLPLSEMDVVTFNCLVNRERLRVFEKSIYDAGDRFAPDFTFSYNGPWAPQNFCSQAMISYK; encoded by the coding sequence ATGAGCATCTTTCTTTACGCCTACACTTTAGCCGACGCCCCACATGATCTGGAAGACCTGACTGGGGTGGAGGGAAGAAACCTTTTTATGGTAACCTGTGGCAACGTTTCAGCGATTGTCAGCGCTTACGGGCAGAAGACACTGAGCCTGAGCGGCGACGACATTTTCGCTCACCAACATGCCCAAAGGCTGTTGATGTCTCAGGCTTCCATCCTGCCTCTACAATATGGTCTGACTCTTTCTAGCCTGTCTCAGGTCGAAAAAGTTCTTACCAACAATGAGGAAGTTTTAGAAAAGGAACTCAACCGCATCTACCGCAAGGTGGAAATGGAAGTGACCATGCGGTTCGACGTTCCGGACCTATTGGATCACCTAATTTCTAAGTATCCTTATTTACGCGACGAGAAAGGGAAGGTTCTCAACGGGCGTCTGCTTTATTACTTGGGCGACCGAGCCAAGAAGGGTGAAAAGTTTACCCGGACTTTGGCGAAGGAGAAGGAGATCTATAAGAGCCAATTCAAGGAAATGGTGGGACCTTGGTGTGCTGAGATACGTGAAAGCCACCTGCCGCTATCTGAAATGGATGTAGTGACTTTTAATTGCCTCGTGAATCGGGAGCGTTTGCGGGTATTTGAAAAGTCTATCTATGATGCGGGCGATCGTTTCGCTCCGGATTTCACCTTCTCCTACAATGGCCCTTGGGCTCCGCAGAACTTCTGCAGCCAGGCCATGATTTCCTACAAGTAA